One Deltaproteobacteria bacterium DNA segment encodes these proteins:
- a CDS encoding class I SAM-dependent methyltransferase, with amino-acid sequence MPAEPENEEGANCRGKTINVGFLRGDSEMTQIRIGTNARLTCWLSLFLALALTGCATQSRPLGADQLNAILAAPDRRDADKTNDTRRKAHEMMAFVDARPGMRVLDVGSGGGYTAELLARIVGAGGRVYAHNSPEFMKNIVKESFSERLKNYPGSNLTLTVQPFENPLPAAVAPGSIDLVTFMFVYHDLGWAQADRARVNRAVFEALKPGGFYIVADHSGRPGTGISESKSLHRIEEALLRKEVEAAGFKLIAEGQFLRNPADPRDKSVFKPAQPNDEFVLEFQKP; translated from the coding sequence ATGCCGGCCGAACCAGAGAATGAAGAGGGCGCCAATTGCAGAGGCAAAACCATAAACGTGGGATTCTTGAGAGGAGATTCTGAAATGACGCAAATACGCATTGGGACCAACGCCAGATTGACCTGCTGGCTGTCGTTGTTTTTGGCCCTGGCGCTGACGGGTTGCGCTACGCAGTCGCGGCCGCTTGGCGCTGATCAATTGAACGCCATCCTCGCCGCGCCGGATCGCAGAGACGCGGACAAGACCAACGACACCCGGCGCAAGGCGCACGAGATGATGGCGTTTGTCGACGCGCGGCCCGGCATGCGCGTTCTCGATGTGGGATCGGGTGGCGGTTATACCGCCGAACTGCTCGCGCGTATTGTTGGCGCCGGTGGCCGCGTGTATGCGCACAACAGTCCGGAATTCATGAAAAACATTGTCAAGGAAAGTTTTAGCGAGCGGCTAAAAAACTATCCGGGTTCCAACTTGACGCTGACCGTGCAGCCGTTTGAAAACCCGTTGCCGGCGGCCGTGGCCCCCGGCTCGATTGACCTTGTCACCTTCATGTTCGTTTACCACGATCTTGGCTGGGCGCAGGCCGATCGCGCGCGGGTGAATCGCGCGGTGTTCGAGGCGTTAAAACCGGGCGGCTTTTACATTGTCGCCGATCATTCCGGAAGGCCTGGCACCGGGATTAGCGAATCCAAAAGCTTGCACCGTATCGAAGAAGCACTGCTGCGCAAAGAAGTGGAGGCCGCGGGATTCAAGCTGATAGCGGAAGGGCAGTTTCTGCGTAACCCCGCCGATCCGCGCGATAAAAGTGTGTTCAAGCCGGCGCAGCCCAACGACGAGTTTGTGTTGGAGTTCCAGAAACCGTAG
- a CDS encoding ABC transporter substrate-binding protein — MRRIDRMLRQIGRGLSLIALSLIATNDPGAAQERVKIAYSSADASNVVWFSALDAGIYRKYGLDVELIFIQSATMSVSTLVSGDVQIANSSGGAVASAAVAGANLVMTACYINTLPYELIVQESVKSIEDLKGKNIGISRVGAASDVAARVLIRGLGLEPVKDVAIMQVGGPSERAAAFRTGKIVGFPSPPGTIHLVKGMPHRIMISTADFKKRFEFPFTCSTTSKSYFASNHETMRRLTMALIEATHFLKTRKQETIKFIAKYTRQSNQQFLESSWDGYVKLHDRVPLVTREGTEVQIKEALARKPGATLRVEDIVDDSIVRELEKSGFIDKIYK; from the coding sequence ATGAGAAGGATTGATCGCATGCTTAGGCAAATCGGTAGGGGCTTGTCGCTGATCGCGTTGTCGCTGATCGCAACCAACGACCCCGGCGCAGCTCAGGAGCGGGTCAAGATCGCTTACAGCTCGGCAGATGCCTCCAACGTCGTCTGGTTCTCCGCTCTGGATGCGGGCATTTATAGAAAATATGGTTTGGACGTAGAGCTGATCTTCATCCAGAGCGCCACCATGAGTGTTTCCACGCTGGTTTCCGGCGACGTTCAGATCGCCAACAGCTCCGGCGGCGCAGTCGCGAGTGCGGCCGTCGCCGGGGCGAACCTGGTCATGACCGCGTGCTACATCAACACGCTGCCCTATGAATTGATCGTTCAGGAGTCGGTCAAGTCGATCGAAGATCTCAAGGGCAAGAATATCGGCATCAGCCGCGTCGGCGCCGCTTCGGATGTGGCGGCGCGGGTGCTGATCAGGGGCCTGGGGTTGGAACCGGTGAAGGACGTGGCGATCATGCAAGTGGGCGGGCCTTCGGAGCGGGCGGCGGCGTTCAGAACCGGGAAAATCGTCGGCTTCCCATCGCCGCCTGGGACCATCCACCTCGTCAAAGGCATGCCCCATCGGATCATGATCAGCACGGCGGATTTCAAAAAACGCTTCGAATTTCCCTTCACCTGCTCGACGACTAGCAAGAGTTACTTTGCGAGCAACCACGAGACCATGAGGCGGCTCACCATGGCGCTGATCGAGGCGACCCATTTTCTGAAAACCCGTAAGCAAGAGACGATTAAGTTCATCGCCAAGTACACGCGCCAGAGCAATCAGCAGTTTTTAGAGTCGTCCTGGGACGGCTACGTCAAGCTGCACGATCGCGTCCCGCTGGTGACCCGCGAAGGAACCGAAGTTCAGATCAAAGAAGCGCTGGCGCGAAAGCCCGGCGCTACACTGCGCGTCGAGGACATTGTCGACGACAGCATCGTCAGGGAACTGGAGAAGAGTGGTTTCATCGATAAAATCTACAAGTAA